A single Methanocaldococcus bathoardescens DNA region contains:
- a CDS encoding DUF5711 family protein yields the protein MKFLRLMVLLVMLSTLGVVFAEINPEWSIKFGENFFDYHISTTSNGSYIVVGGNSYLDNNQKKMNILVYLIDNKGKILWNRTIATSATDSFGMEDVKISKNGNYIVAVVDCSNGRGIYKQYVFILDKNGTILKKHNIKNGMPYLFVSEDGKYIFVGVKDKVYLIDRDNGISWIYETNGDITSMDMAKNNICVVGDEDGYVYLYNTSGLIWSYQTNESIGYVSIHPNGEVIGVCGYNNTIYLLNPNGRLIKESHIHTGDDWIVFFKITNKSNILIGCSMGCLYCLGKNLQPLWKIEISKLYDKICITPDGRYIALVNNFGDFPFLYGNKGLYVLNEHGKVLWRYSKGYIHDIKITDDGKYVVAVINDDLYLFDNQKCIKNYNPEALDYSEDVKLIIHITAIILVVLILSLILVLYLIKLENKKKQQK from the coding sequence ATGAAATTCTTAAGACTTATGGTTTTATTGGTTATGTTATCTACTTTAGGAGTTGTTTTTGCTGAAATAAATCCAGAATGGAGTATAAAATTTGGAGAAAACTTTTTTGATTATCACATATCAACAACATCAAATGGAAGTTATATTGTGGTGGGTGGAAATAGTTATTTAGATAACAACCAAAAGAAAATGAACATTTTAGTTTATTTAATAGATAATAAAGGGAAAATACTATGGAATAGGACAATTGCAACATCTGCAACTGATAGTTTTGGAATGGAAGATGTAAAAATATCAAAAAATGGAAACTACATTGTTGCAGTTGTAGATTGTAGTAATGGAAGAGGAATATATAAACAGTATGTGTTTATTTTGGATAAAAATGGGACGATACTTAAAAAACACAATATTAAAAATGGAATGCCTTATTTATTCGTTTCAGAAGATGGAAAATATATTTTTGTAGGAGTTAAAGATAAAGTTTATTTAATAGACAGAGATAATGGGATTTCATGGATTTATGAGACGAATGGAGACATAACCTCTATGGATATGGCAAAAAATAACATCTGCGTTGTTGGAGATGAAGACGGATATGTCTACCTATACAACACATCAGGGCTAATTTGGAGTTATCAAACAAATGAATCTATTGGATATGTTTCTATACATCCAAACGGTGAAGTTATCGGAGTGTGTGGTTATAATAACACTATATATTTATTAAATCCGAATGGAAGATTAATAAAGGAGTCGCATATACATACTGGAGATGATTGGATTGTATTTTTTAAAATAACAAACAAAAGTAATATATTGATAGGTTGTAGTATGGGATGTTTATATTGCTTAGGTAAAAACCTACAGCCATTATGGAAAATTGAAATTTCAAAACTTTATGATAAAATATGTATAACACCAGACGGGAGATATATTGCCTTAGTTAATAATTTTGGAGACTTTCCATTTTTGTATGGAAATAAAGGGCTTTATGTATTAAATGAGCATGGAAAAGTCTTATGGAGATATTCAAAAGGATATATACATGATATAAAAATAACTGACGATGGGAAATATGTTGTAGCAGTAATTAACGATGATTTATATTTATTTGACAATCAAAAATGCATAAAAAACTATAATCCAGAAGCACTTGATTATAGTGAAGATGTAAAGCTTATAATACACATCACAGCAATTATATTAGTTGTGTTAATCTTATCTCTAATCTTAGTTTTATATCTAATTAAGTTAGAAAATAAGAAAAAACAGCAAAAATAA
- the hpt gene encoding hypoxanthine/guanine phosphoribosyltransferase translates to MLLEETLKSCPIVKRGEYHYFIHPISDGVPVVEPKLLREVVMRIIKIGNFEDVDKIVTAEAMGIPLVTTLSLYTDIPYVIMRKREYKLPGEIPVFQTTGYSKGQLYLNGIEKGDKVVIIDDVISTGGTMIAVIEALKRAGAEIKDIICVIERGEGKKIVEEKTGYKIKTLVKIDVVDGKVVIL, encoded by the coding sequence TTGTTATTAGAAGAAACATTAAAATCATGCCCAATTGTTAAAAGAGGAGAGTATCATTATTTTATACATCCAATAAGCGATGGAGTTCCAGTAGTTGAACCAAAATTATTGAGAGAAGTGGTTATGAGAATAATTAAGATAGGGAACTTTGAAGATGTTGATAAGATTGTTACCGCTGAAGCAATGGGTATTCCTTTGGTAACAACACTTTCATTATACACAGATATACCTTATGTAATTATGAGAAAGAGAGAATACAAATTACCAGGAGAAATTCCTGTATTTCAAACAACCGGTTATAGTAAAGGACAACTCTATTTAAACGGAATAGAAAAAGGAGATAAGGTTGTTATTATAGATGATGTTATCTCTACTGGAGGAACAATGATAGCAGTAATTGAGGCATTAAAAAGAGCTGGAGCAGAAATAAAAGACATCATCTGTGTTATTGAAAGAGGTGAAGGAAAAAAGATAGTTGAGGAAAAAACAGGATATAAAATTAAAACCTTAGTTAAAATTGATGTTGTTGATGGAAAAGTGGTTATTTTATAA